In Diceros bicornis minor isolate mBicDic1 chromosome 24, mDicBic1.mat.cur, whole genome shotgun sequence, the following are encoded in one genomic region:
- the VTI1B gene encoding vesicle transport through interaction with t-SNAREs homolog 1B isoform X2 codes for MKTYEGCRCGSWALPGQLAEMEEELRYAPLSFRNPMMSKLRTYRKDLAKLHREVRSTPLTATPGGRGDMKYGTYAVENEHMNRLQSQRALLLQGTDSLNRATQSIERSHRIATETDQIGSEIIEELGEQRDQLERTKSRLVNTSENLSKSRKILRSMSRKVTTNKLLLSIVILLELAILGGLVYYKFFRKH; via the exons ATGAAGACCTACGAGGGGTGCCGGTGCGGCTCCTGGGCACTGCCGGGACAG CTGGCAGAGATGGAAGAGGAACTACGTTATGCGCCCCTATCTTTCCGGAACCCTATGATGTCTAAGCTTCGAACCTACCGAAAGGACCTTGCCAAACTCCACCGGGAAGTGAGAAGCACACCTTTGACAGCCACACCTGGGGGCCGAGGAGACATGAAATATGGCACATATGCTGTAGAGAATGAGCACATG AATCGACTACAGTCTCAAAGGGCATTGCTTCTGCAaggcactgacagcctgaaccgGGCCACCCAGAGTATTGAACGCTCTCATCGGATTGCCACAGAGACTGACCAGATTGGCTCGGAAATCATAGAAGAGCTAGGGGAGCAACGTGACCAGCTGGAGCGTACCAAGAGTAGA CTGGTAAACACAAGTGAGAACTTGAGCAAAAGTCGAAAGATTCTCCGTTCAATGTCCAGAAA AGTGACAACCAACAAGCTGCTGCTTTCCATTGTCATCTTACTGGAGCTAGCCATCCTGGGAGGGCTGGTTTATTACAAATTCTTTCGCAAGCATTGA
- the VTI1B gene encoding vesicle transport through interaction with t-SNAREs homolog 1B isoform X1 has protein sequence MATSATSSEHFEKLHEIFRGLHEDLRGVPVRLLGTAGTEEKKKLIRDFDEKQQEANETLAEMEEELRYAPLSFRNPMMSKLRTYRKDLAKLHREVRSTPLTATPGGRGDMKYGTYAVENEHMNRLQSQRALLLQGTDSLNRATQSIERSHRIATETDQIGSEIIEELGEQRDQLERTKSRLVNTSENLSKSRKILRSMSRKVTTNKLLLSIVILLELAILGGLVYYKFFRKH, from the exons ATGGCCACCTCCGCCACCTCCTCGGAGCATTTCGAGAAACTGCACGAGATCTTCCGCGGCCTCCATGAAGACCTACGAGGGGTGCCGGTGCGGCTCCTGGGCACTGCCGGGACAG AAGAGAAGAAGAAGTTGATCAGAGATTTTGATGAAAAGCAACAGGAAGCAAATGAAACG CTGGCAGAGATGGAAGAGGAACTACGTTATGCGCCCCTATCTTTCCGGAACCCTATGATGTCTAAGCTTCGAACCTACCGAAAGGACCTTGCCAAACTCCACCGGGAAGTGAGAAGCACACCTTTGACAGCCACACCTGGGGGCCGAGGAGACATGAAATATGGCACATATGCTGTAGAGAATGAGCACATG AATCGACTACAGTCTCAAAGGGCATTGCTTCTGCAaggcactgacagcctgaaccgGGCCACCCAGAGTATTGAACGCTCTCATCGGATTGCCACAGAGACTGACCAGATTGGCTCGGAAATCATAGAAGAGCTAGGGGAGCAACGTGACCAGCTGGAGCGTACCAAGAGTAGA CTGGTAAACACAAGTGAGAACTTGAGCAAAAGTCGAAAGATTCTCCGTTCAATGTCCAGAAA AGTGACAACCAACAAGCTGCTGCTTTCCATTGTCATCTTACTGGAGCTAGCCATCCTGGGAGGGCTGGTTTATTACAAATTCTTTCGCAAGCATTGA